One genomic window of Halorhabdus sp. CBA1104 includes the following:
- the arsB gene encoding ACR3 family arsenite efflux transporter, producing the protein MSAVDHEHGPECDCPDCGDPRSMDFLDKYLTVWIFGAMAIGVGLGYIAPSVTQPIDDFHLVEIGLILMMYPPLAKVNYGQLPRVFAQWRVLSLSLIQNWVIGPTLMFGLALVFFGGVVPGLPARPEFFLGLVFIGMARCIAMVLVWNDLADGSSEYAAGLVAFNSVFQILTYGIYVTVFALFLPEVLGLETLTAGIAAFEVTAGEVFKAIAIFLGVPFAAGIVSRYVGTRSKGVEWYDQKFVPTVDPLTLIALLFTVIVMFAMQGERIVAQPTDVLLIAVPLTIYFVVMFVVSFAMGHRIGADYSTTTAIGFTAASNNFELAIAVAVAVFGVGSEVAFTTVIGPLIEVPVLLSLVSVALWLQRNVDWRGHTTGQLDSTKPPSAPESGTDPLTEDE; encoded by the coding sequence ATGAGTGCCGTCGATCACGAGCACGGGCCGGAGTGTGACTGTCCGGACTGTGGGGATCCGCGGTCGATGGATTTCCTCGATAAGTACCTGACCGTCTGGATCTTCGGCGCGATGGCGATCGGCGTCGGCCTCGGATACATCGCACCGAGTGTCACCCAACCGATCGACGACTTCCATCTCGTCGAGATCGGCCTGATCCTGATGATGTACCCGCCACTGGCGAAGGTCAACTACGGCCAGTTGCCACGGGTGTTCGCCCAGTGGCGCGTATTGAGCCTGAGTCTGATCCAAAACTGGGTGATCGGTCCGACGTTGATGTTCGGACTGGCGCTCGTCTTCTTCGGTGGGGTCGTCCCGGGCCTGCCCGCGCGCCCCGAATTCTTCCTCGGGTTGGTGTTCATTGGAATGGCCCGCTGCATTGCGATGGTGCTGGTCTGGAACGACCTTGCCGACGGATCCAGTGAGTACGCCGCCGGGTTGGTCGCGTTCAACAGCGTCTTTCAGATCCTGACCTACGGGATCTACGTCACCGTCTTCGCGCTGTTCCTGCCCGAGGTACTCGGGTTGGAGACACTGACCGCCGGGATCGCCGCGTTCGAGGTCACTGCCGGCGAGGTGTTCAAAGCGATCGCGATCTTCCTCGGGGTCCCCTTCGCCGCTGGGATTGTCTCGCGGTACGTCGGCACTCGAAGCAAGGGCGTCGAGTGGTACGATCAGAAGTTCGTCCCGACGGTCGATCCACTGACGTTGATCGCACTGCTGTTTACTGTGATCGTGATGTTCGCGATGCAAGGCGAGCGGATCGTCGCTCAGCCGACCGACGTATTGTTGATCGCCGTTCCGTTGACGATCTACTTCGTCGTGATGTTCGTCGTCAGTTTCGCGATGGGCCACCGGATCGGCGCGGACTACTCGACGACCACGGCGATCGGATTTACAGCGGCCTCGAACAACTTCGAACTCGCGATCGCCGTCGCAGTCGCGGTCTTCGGTGTCGGCTCTGAGGTGGCTTTCACGACCGTTATCGGCCCGCTGATCGAGGTGCCCGTGTTGCTCTCGCTGGTGTCTGTCGCGCTGTGGCTCCAGCGCAATGTCGACTGGCGTGGCCACACCACCGGGCAACTCGACAGTACGAAACCACCGAGTGCCCCAGAGAGCGGCACGGACCCACTCACCGAAGACGAGTAG
- a CDS encoding permease: MTPVELLVQILRAGIDETLSYLTLHVITCLVPAFFIAGGISAVLSDHFVKKYLSAEAPKLQAYSIASVSGIALAVCSCTILPMFAGLYKKGAGIGPATAFLFSGPAINVLAVVFTASALSLPLGGARAFFAVTMAGAIGLTMAFVFGSSEAESTEAQPAMTDGGEVVTERQRPLWVTGGFFGTQVAILLIAATGLLTWAVKAPLLAPLFALLGYLLWAKFDRGTIDEWLQETWFFTRTIFPLLIAGTFVIGLIGAIAAIAQNMGPLEMITRGGETFVAHKVAPGLLTQNIFGETTVLSTGLGSVIGAILYMPTLLEVPIIGSLFGYTNGLMAEGPALALLLAGPSLSLPNMLVIWKTMGAKRTALYVSLVAVAATIAGLLWGLVLV, translated from the coding sequence GTGACACCAGTCGAACTCCTCGTCCAGATACTCCGGGCAGGGATCGACGAGACGCTATCGTATTTGACGTTGCACGTCATCACCTGCCTGGTACCCGCCTTTTTCATCGCCGGCGGGATCTCGGCCGTATTGTCGGATCACTTCGTCAAAAAGTACCTGAGTGCCGAGGCCCCGAAACTCCAGGCCTACTCGATCGCCTCGGTGTCGGGCATCGCGCTGGCGGTGTGTAGCTGTACGATCTTGCCGATGTTCGCGGGCCTGTACAAGAAGGGCGCGGGGATCGGCCCCGCGACGGCCTTCCTGTTCTCCGGGCCGGCGATCAACGTCCTGGCCGTGGTGTTCACCGCGAGTGCGCTCAGCCTCCCGTTGGGGGGCGCACGAGCGTTTTTCGCGGTCACGATGGCTGGGGCGATCGGCCTGACGATGGCGTTCGTCTTCGGGAGTAGTGAGGCCGAGAGCACCGAGGCACAACCCGCCATGACTGACGGCGGAGAGGTCGTCACCGAACGCCAGCGCCCCCTGTGGGTGACGGGCGGCTTCTTCGGCACGCAGGTTGCAATCCTGCTGATCGCCGCCACTGGCCTGCTGACCTGGGCGGTCAAAGCGCCGCTACTCGCGCCGCTGTTCGCCCTGCTTGGCTACCTGCTGTGGGCCAAATTCGATCGCGGGACGATCGACGAGTGGCTCCAGGAGACGTGGTTCTTCACGCGGACGATCTTCCCGCTGTTGATCGCCGGGACGTTCGTCATTGGCCTCATCGGCGCGATCGCAGCCATCGCCCAGAATATGGGGCCTCTAGAGATGATCACGCGGGGCGGGGAGACGTTCGTCGCGCACAAAGTCGCACCTGGCCTGCTCACGCAGAACATCTTCGGCGAGACGACCGTGCTCTCGACCGGCCTCGGATCGGTTATCGGCGCGATCCTCTACATGCCGACGCTACTGGAAGTGCCGATCATCGGCTCGTTGTTCGGCTACACCAACGGCCTGATGGCTGAGGGGCCGGCGCTGGCGTTGTTACTTGCCGGGCCGTCGCTGTCGCTGCCGAACATGCTCGTCATCTGGAAGACCATGGGCGCAAAGCGAACCGCGCTGTACGTCAGCCTCGTCGCCGTCGCAGCCACCATCGCGGGCCTGCTCTGGGGCCTGGTGCTCGTCTGA
- a CDS encoding thioredoxin family protein, whose product MKIEVIGPGCARCQKTEQHVKQALEALDDEFDATVEKVQAQMEIIDRGVMHTPAVAVDGDVQTEGDIPDVDQLVEIFESA is encoded by the coding sequence ATGAAAATCGAAGTCATCGGCCCTGGCTGTGCCAGGTGCCAAAAAACAGAACAGCACGTCAAGCAAGCACTCGAAGCACTCGACGACGAGTTCGATGCGACCGTCGAGAAAGTCCAAGCACAGATGGAGATCATCGACCGCGGCGTGATGCACACGCCCGCCGTCGCCGTCGACGGTGACGTCCAGACCGAGGGCGACATTCCAGACGTCGACCAGCTCGTCGAAATATTCGAATCCGCGTAA
- a CDS encoding helix-turn-helix domain-containing protein: MRELVFALEYDPGCNAVADTLAEFPDAHIRSLSLHATDERLWRVDHASGSPDALDAIEDTFKSTDYYADCLATDDCGASQTMDVLDRSAETLVLYSYWERTPVCVSVPHLALDHLGDGLLFDTRHEGRHYTWRLIHSGTGDVAAFFDALEAAVGDCAEMEMLRTGATAEPGRGVDDESTGLSGEQEAALRAAVEHGYYETPRELDVSELADHLDVPRSTLTYRLRRAEDSLAKAYVADETRPDASHTGRP; this comes from the coding sequence ATGCGCGAACTCGTCTTCGCCCTGGAATACGATCCAGGGTGCAACGCCGTCGCGGATACGCTTGCGGAGTTCCCCGACGCACACATCCGCTCGCTGTCGCTACACGCCACCGACGAGCGTCTCTGGCGGGTCGACCACGCAAGCGGCTCGCCCGACGCCCTCGATGCCATCGAAGATACCTTCAAATCGACGGACTACTACGCCGACTGCTTGGCGACTGACGACTGCGGGGCGAGCCAGACGATGGACGTCCTCGACCGGTCGGCCGAGACGCTCGTGCTCTATTCGTATTGGGAGCGGACGCCCGTCTGCGTGTCCGTCCCGCATCTAGCATTGGATCACCTCGGCGACGGATTGCTCTTTGACACCCGCCACGAGGGCCGCCACTACACCTGGCGGCTCATCCACTCGGGGACCGGCGACGTGGCGGCTTTTTTCGACGCATTGGAGGCCGCTGTCGGTGACTGTGCCGAGATGGAGATGCTCCGGACGGGCGCGACGGCCGAGCCCGGGAGGGGAGTGGACGACGAATCAACGGGCCTCTCGGGCGAACAGGAGGCCGCGCTTCGGGCCGCTGTCGAACACGGCTACTACGAGACGCCGCGAGAACTCGACGTCAGCGAACTCGCCGACCACCTAGACGTCCCACGGTCGACGCTGACGTATCGATTGCGACGCGCCGAAGACTCTCTGGCGAAGGCATACGTTGCCGACGAGACGCGTCCCGATGCTTCACACACCGGGCGACCGTGA
- a CDS encoding dolichyl-phosphate hexose transferase, whose product MSDDGTGEDVYTFADVSVVMGTYNEREAITTVLTDIDRVTDGQAEVVCVDSSSDGTAEVAREHGATVIEQEPQGYGVAVHEAITTPDRPVIVTTDCDDTYPMERLPDFLDAINDGYDVVSGDRLSKGVQTMPRFNRLGNHAFAWLASALIGQRVHDTTTGMRAYRREVIEAIEWTENTGLSAELIVRPLCRGYRVTEIPIAYRERLGETTLNPFTGGAAIAKSICKVSLLERFGRQSASDRPGIDRATE is encoded by the coding sequence ATGAGTGACGACGGGACCGGCGAGGACGTCTACACGTTCGCAGACGTCAGTGTCGTGATGGGGACGTACAACGAGCGTGAGGCGATCACCACTGTTCTCACAGACATCGATCGAGTGACCGACGGGCAGGCCGAAGTCGTTTGTGTCGACAGTTCGAGCGATGGGACCGCCGAGGTCGCCCGCGAACATGGGGCGACAGTGATCGAGCAAGAGCCACAGGGCTACGGTGTGGCCGTCCACGAGGCGATCACGACGCCCGACAGACCGGTGATCGTCACGACTGACTGTGACGACACCTACCCGATGGAGCGATTGCCGGACTTTCTGGACGCCATCAACGATGGCTACGATGTCGTCAGCGGTGATCGGCTCTCGAAGGGTGTACAGACGATGCCGCGATTCAATCGCCTCGGAAACCACGCCTTCGCGTGGTTGGCCAGCGCATTGATCGGTCAGCGCGTCCACGACACGACCACGGGGATGCGAGCCTATCGCCGTGAGGTGATCGAAGCCATCGAGTGGACCGAGAACACCGGACTGTCGGCGGAACTGATAGTCCGGCCGCTGTGTCGGGGCTACCGCGTGACGGAAATCCCGATCGCGTATCGCGAGCGGCTAGGAGAGACGACGCTGAACCCATTTACCGGTGGGGCGGCCATCGCGAAGTCGATCTGCAAAGTATCGCTTCTCGAGCGATTTGGCCGCCAGTCGGCGAGCGATCGCCCAGGGATCGATCGGGCAACGGAGTGA
- the heR gene encoding heliorhodopsin HeR yields MSSATPSDWHLRRFNAVMAVVHFLQGALMVYLSSSREWTINATYLAFDTEAEVLTPVLTAIGAIELASLAAGFLFVSAIAHALIATVLYDRYVTYLDQGMNPYRWYEYAVSASLMIVLIAMLAGVWDLGTLIALFGLVAVMNLCGLVMERHNRLTEETDWSAFLVGSLAGLVPWIAIAVTIAGTYTFGEGSPPDFVIAIYVSLFVLFNLFAINMLLQYKGVWKWKDYLYGEVAYIVLSLVAKSLLAWQVYFGALNSPV; encoded by the coding sequence ATGTCGAGTGCAACTCCCAGTGACTGGCATCTCCGCCGGTTCAACGCGGTGATGGCTGTCGTTCACTTCCTCCAGGGTGCGTTGATGGTTTACCTGAGCTCCTCCCGGGAGTGGACGATCAATGCGACATACCTCGCATTCGATACCGAGGCTGAAGTACTGACACCCGTTTTGACCGCGATCGGGGCGATCGAACTCGCCTCCCTGGCTGCTGGCTTCTTGTTCGTCTCCGCGATCGCTCACGCACTGATTGCGACGGTGCTGTACGACCGGTACGTCACGTATCTCGATCAGGGCATGAACCCGTATCGCTGGTACGAGTACGCTGTCAGCGCCTCGCTGATGATCGTCCTGATCGCGATGCTCGCCGGCGTCTGGGATCTGGGTACCCTGATCGCGCTGTTCGGTCTCGTCGCCGTGATGAACCTCTGTGGACTCGTGATGGAACGGCACAATCGCTTGACCGAGGAGACCGACTGGAGTGCCTTCCTCGTCGGCTCGCTTGCCGGCCTCGTCCCCTGGATCGCGATCGCTGTCACGATCGCGGGCACCTACACCTTCGGCGAGGGGAGCCCCCCGGACTTCGTGATCGCGATCTACGTCTCACTTTTCGTCCTGTTCAACCTCTTTGCGATCAACATGCTCCTCCAGTACAAGGGCGTCTGGAAGTGGAAAGACTACCTCTATGGCGAAGTCGCGTACATCGTCTTGAGTCTGGTCGCGAAGTCGCTGCTGGCCTGGCAGGTCTACTTCGGGGCGCTGAACTCCCCGGTGTAG